A window of the Mucilaginibacter sp. cycad4 genome harbors these coding sequences:
- a CDS encoding MFS transporter — protein sequence MTDATNAKATRNAVFLVLVASLGYFVDIYDLLVFSIVRIPSLRDIGLNAQEITDKGQFIISIQMFGLLLGGIVWGIIGDKLGRIKVLFGSILLYSIANFANGLVHDVNTYALVRFIAGLGLAGELGAGITLVSETLSKENRGYGTMMVAVIGLFGATAAYAVAKFGWRNAYFVGGGLGILLLLLRIGTFESGMFKNVEKSDVSKGNMLMLFTNWERLKKYLFCILIGAPLWYVVGVLISFSDKFGAALGAKTLIKPGDGIFYSYIGIAIGDIVAGLLAQVTKSRKLTMAVFLILSLVSVHFYLSDNGITPERFAVLSFFMGCTVGYWATFVTIASEQFGTNIRSTVTTTVPNFVRGSLIPITIAFNAFNIKYGYIKSGYIMMGILTAIALLSLSQLKETFGKDLNYVEIS from the coding sequence ATGACCGATGCCACCAACGCCAAAGCCACAAGGAATGCTGTATTCTTAGTACTTGTTGCTTCCCTGGGTTATTTTGTTGATATATATGACCTTTTGGTTTTTTCGATTGTACGGATCCCCAGTCTCAGGGATATTGGCTTAAACGCACAGGAAATAACTGATAAGGGCCAGTTTATCATCAGCATCCAGATGTTTGGATTATTGCTTGGGGGGATTGTTTGGGGTATTATAGGCGATAAACTGGGGCGTATTAAAGTGCTTTTTGGTTCTATATTACTTTACTCCATTGCCAATTTTGCCAACGGACTGGTTCATGATGTAAATACTTACGCTCTTGTGCGGTTTATTGCAGGTCTTGGCCTGGCGGGTGAACTTGGTGCGGGCATTACTTTGGTTAGCGAAACATTAAGCAAGGAAAACCGTGGATACGGAACCATGATGGTTGCTGTTATTGGTTTATTTGGCGCTACAGCTGCTTATGCAGTAGCTAAGTTTGGCTGGCGTAATGCTTATTTTGTAGGTGGTGGCTTAGGTATATTATTGCTGTTGCTTCGTATTGGCACCTTTGAATCGGGTATGTTTAAAAATGTAGAGAAGAGCGACGTATCCAAAGGCAATATGCTCATGTTGTTTACTAATTGGGAGCGCTTAAAAAAATACCTGTTTTGCATCCTGATAGGCGCACCGCTGTGGTATGTAGTAGGTGTACTGATCAGTTTTTCGGATAAGTTTGGAGCCGCGTTAGGTGCCAAAACGCTGATTAAACCCGGTGACGGTATTTTTTACAGCTATATTGGCATTGCCATTGGCGACATTGTTGCCGGCTTGCTGGCCCAGGTTACCAAATCGCGAAAACTAACGATGGCTGTATTTTTAATACTTTCATTGGTAAGTGTGCATTTTTATTTAAGTGATAACGGCATCACGCCCGAGCGCTTTGCGGTATTAAGCTTTTTTATGGGTTGCACTGTAGGTTATTGGGCAACTTTTGTTACGATAGCATCCGAGCAGTTTGGTACCAATATCCGCTCAACAGTTACTACTACAGTGCCCAATTTTGTACGTGGTTCATTGATCCCGATAACTATAGCTTTCAACGCCTTTAACATCAAATATGGTTATATTAAATCTGGATATATCATGATGGGCATACTTACCGCAATAGCGCTATTGTCTCTAAGTCAGTTGAAGGAAACTTTTGGTAAGGATTTGAATTACGTGGAAATAAGCTAA
- a CDS encoding histidine phosphatase family protein: MIQKTLYIVRHGQTEYNKLGIIQGRGVDTDLNDEGRKQACQFFEAYKTVPFDKIYISALKRTQQSIQPFIDLGIPYEKLPGLDELAWGIHEGQSPTTDNKAAFLQIMRDWLDGKLDSKFEGGESPLEVEVRQREAMEVIMSHPEEKNVLICMHGRALRLLLCILTGKPLSEMDTFPHQNLVLYKVTYNGEKFEIIDFNNAEHLKHSEE, from the coding sequence ATGATACAAAAAACCTTATATATAGTACGCCACGGCCAAACTGAGTATAACAAACTTGGTATTATACAGGGCCGCGGAGTAGATACCGATTTAAATGACGAAGGCCGTAAACAGGCCTGCCAGTTTTTTGAGGCTTATAAAACAGTCCCGTTTGATAAAATTTATATATCGGCATTAAAGCGCACCCAGCAAAGTATCCAGCCTTTTATTGATCTGGGGATTCCTTATGAAAAGCTTCCGGGTTTGGATGAGCTGGCCTGGGGCATTCACGAAGGCCAGTCGCCAACTACCGATAATAAAGCCGCTTTTCTGCAGATTATGCGCGATTGGCTGGATGGTAAACTCGACAGCAAATTTGAAGGAGGCGAAAGTCCGCTTGAGGTTGAGGTACGCCAGCGCGAGGCCATGGAGGTGATCATGAGCCACCCTGAAGAAAAAAACGTGCTTATTTGTATGCATGGCCGTGCTTTACGCTTGTTGCTTTGCATCCTTACCGGCAAACCCTTATCCGAAATGGATACCTTCCCGCATCAAAACCTGGTATTATATAAGGTAACCTACAATGGCGAAAAATTTGAGATCATCGACTTTAATAACGCCGAACATCTAAAACATTCCGAAGAATAG
- a CDS encoding bifunctional alpha,alpha-trehalose-phosphate synthase (UDP-forming)/trehalose-phosphatase: protein MSKTIIVSNRLPVKISKTDGAYHSSPSEGGLATGLGSIYKQGDNVWIGWPGIEVAEQEDKDQVTKELKELSLIPVFLDQEEINQYYEGFSNEVLWPVFHYYASTYAAYKQSNWDYYKAVNKKFRDMILSIAEPGDVIWIHDYQLLLLPQLVRQEMPDVSIGFFLHIPFPSNEMFRLIPWRSELLDGMLGADLIGLHTFDDVRHFLGAATRLLPVSSNANVISNGERSVVIESFPMGIDEKRYSSLPLQDDVKQQIELIKENFQNKKLILSIDRLDYSKGILQRLEAFELLLEQCPECIEHITLYMIVVPSRDTVPQYAHLRDEIDKKVGKINALYRTMDWSPVHYYYRSFPIETLSALYYSADVCLVTPMRDGMNLVSKEYVASRINNDGVLIMSEMAGSSKELIDAIIVNPNNTGEVCRAILQAINMPLEEQRRRMIPMRQLVAKFNTSHWVKIFMDRLREVKLMQRSMQARHVSNTTEQSIINRYIKTKKRIIFLDYDGTLVSFKSNIDQASPDKELYNIINKLAEDPANQLVLISGRKHENLDSWFNGNDIYLIAEHGSWFKQPGTTWHKIAGLSDQWKHDIYPILETYVDRTPGSFIEEKTYSLVWHYRKAQAGLGELRANELMNNLKYLASDKGLQLLPGDKVLEVKNMDINKGKAALTLTEGRDYDFIIAFGDDYTDEDIFKALPESAITIKVGSNLSAAKFYLRNPLEVRKLLTSFAKYTPVEEGTQV from the coding sequence ATGTCGAAAACAATAATTGTATCAAACCGTTTGCCTGTTAAAATTTCCAAAACTGATGGTGCATACCATTCATCACCAAGCGAGGGAGGATTAGCTACCGGTTTAGGTTCAATATATAAACAGGGCGATAACGTATGGATAGGCTGGCCCGGAATAGAAGTTGCTGAGCAGGAAGATAAAGACCAGGTTACAAAAGAATTAAAAGAGTTAAGCCTGATCCCTGTTTTTTTAGATCAGGAAGAGATCAACCAATACTACGAAGGTTTTAGTAACGAGGTTTTATGGCCCGTATTTCATTACTACGCTTCAACTTATGCTGCATACAAACAATCAAACTGGGATTACTATAAAGCGGTAAACAAAAAGTTCAGGGATATGATCCTGAGCATTGCCGAACCCGGGGATGTGATCTGGATCCATGATTATCAGTTACTGTTACTGCCTCAGTTGGTTAGGCAGGAGATGCCGGATGTTTCAATCGGCTTTTTCCTGCATATTCCTTTCCCTTCAAATGAAATGTTCAGGTTAATCCCCTGGCGTTCGGAACTGTTGGATGGAATGCTGGGCGCCGATCTGATTGGTTTACACACCTTTGATGATGTGCGCCACTTTTTAGGTGCGGCCACACGCTTACTTCCGGTATCATCCAACGCCAACGTGATTAGTAATGGCGAGCGTTCGGTTGTTATTGAGTCATTCCCGATGGGTATCGATGAAAAAAGGTATTCCTCATTACCACTGCAGGACGATGTAAAACAGCAGATCGAACTTATTAAAGAGAATTTTCAGAACAAAAAACTGATCCTTTCTATAGACAGGCTTGATTACAGCAAGGGGATCCTGCAAAGGCTGGAGGCTTTTGAGCTCCTGCTTGAACAATGCCCGGAATGCATTGAGCACATTACGCTTTATATGATCGTGGTTCCTTCACGTGATACGGTGCCGCAATATGCACACCTCCGTGATGAAATAGATAAAAAGGTAGGCAAGATCAATGCGCTGTACCGTACTATGGACTGGAGCCCTGTGCATTATTATTACCGCTCATTCCCCATCGAAACCCTGTCGGCACTCTACTATTCGGCCGATGTTTGTTTGGTTACACCCATGCGCGATGGCATGAACCTGGTAAGTAAAGAGTATGTAGCCAGCCGGATAAATAATGATGGCGTATTGATTATGAGCGAAATGGCAGGATCATCTAAAGAACTTATAGATGCCATAATTGTCAACCCTAATAACACCGGGGAAGTTTGCCGGGCCATTTTACAGGCCATCAATATGCCGCTTGAAGAACAACGCCGGCGCATGATCCCGATGAGGCAGCTTGTTGCAAAATTCAATACATCGCACTGGGTTAAAATTTTTATGGACAGGCTGAGGGAAGTAAAACTCATGCAGCGCTCCATGCAGGCCAGGCACGTAAGCAACACTACCGAACAAAGCATTATTAACCGTTATATTAAAACTAAAAAGCGGATCATCTTTTTGGATTATGACGGTACGCTGGTAAGTTTCAAATCAAACATCGACCAGGCCAGCCCGGATAAAGAGCTTTATAATATCATCAATAAACTCGCAGAAGACCCTGCAAATCAATTGGTTTTAATAAGCGGCCGCAAGCATGAAAACCTTGACAGCTGGTTTAATGGTAACGATATCTATCTTATTGCCGAACATGGTTCGTGGTTTAAGCAACCCGGGACTACCTGGCATAAAATAGCGGGGCTTAGCGATCAGTGGAAACATGATATTTATCCTATACTGGAAACTTATGTAGACCGTACGCCGGGTTCTTTTATTGAAGAGAAAACATATTCACTTGTTTGGCACTACCGTAAAGCCCAGGCTGGCCTTGGTGAACTAAGGGCCAACGAGTTAATGAACAACCTTAAATATCTTGCAAGTGATAAAGGATTACAATTGCTGCCAGGGGATAAGGTGCTGGAAGTGAAGAATATGGATATCAACAAAGGTAAGGCCGCTTTAACACTTACCGAAGGCCGGGACTATGATTTCATTATAGCATTCGGCGATGACTATACCGACGAAGATATTTTTAAAGCCCTGCCCGAAAGTGCTATAACCATTAAAGTTGGCAGCAATCTTTCGGCAGCTAAGTTTTACCTGCGCAACCCATTGGAGGTTAGGAAATTGCTTACCAGTTTTGCTAAGTATACACCGGTAGAAGAGGGGACGCAGGTTTAG
- the mqnE gene encoding aminofutalosine synthase MqnE — translation MHNSDNLQFLLNDPNLSADLKHIAQKVLDKQRITFDEGVLLYEQGELGYLGTLANYIREERHGDKTYFNRNFHIEPTNLCVYDCKFCSYSRLLKQKSEGWEYTMDEMFNMVAKYDGEPVTEVHIVGGVLPQYDVPFYQELFARIRAHRPELHIKALTPVEYHYIFKKAKIDYATGMRLMQEAGLDSIPGGGAEIFDPEIRDQISKDKCTADQWLAIHEEWHKLGGRSNATMLYGHIEAYKHRVDHMERLRQLQDKTGGFQTFIPLKFRNKDNQMSHVPEVSVIEDLRNYAVSRIYLDNFDHIKAYWAMISRTTAQLSLNFGVDDIDGTLDDTTKIYSMAGAEEQHPGMSTKQVVELIKHVSRQPIERDTLYNVVTDYTNFEFGDEPKPQYYKLPVIN, via the coding sequence ATGCATAATTCAGATAATTTACAGTTTTTACTTAACGATCCGAATTTATCTGCTGATTTAAAGCATATTGCTCAAAAAGTTCTTGACAAACAACGCATCACTTTTGATGAAGGCGTTTTGCTTTACGAGCAGGGCGAACTTGGATATCTTGGCACTTTAGCCAATTACATTCGCGAGGAACGCCACGGCGATAAAACTTATTTTAACCGTAATTTTCATATTGAGCCAACCAATCTTTGCGTTTACGACTGCAAATTTTGTTCATACTCGCGCCTGCTGAAACAAAAATCAGAAGGATGGGAATATACCATGGATGAGATGTTCAACATGGTTGCCAAATATGACGGCGAGCCCGTTACCGAGGTCCATATTGTTGGCGGTGTGTTGCCGCAATATGATGTGCCTTTTTACCAGGAGCTTTTTGCCCGCATCCGTGCCCACCGCCCGGAACTGCATATCAAGGCGTTAACTCCGGTTGAATATCATTACATATTTAAAAAAGCAAAAATTGATTACGCCACTGGCATGCGCCTGATGCAGGAAGCAGGGCTGGACTCAATCCCCGGCGGCGGCGCGGAAATTTTCGACCCTGAAATAAGGGACCAGATCTCGAAAGATAAATGCACTGCCGATCAGTGGCTGGCTATTCATGAAGAGTGGCATAAGCTTGGCGGCCGTTCAAATGCAACCATGCTTTACGGGCATATTGAAGCATATAAACATCGTGTTGACCACATGGAGCGCCTGCGCCAGTTGCAGGATAAAACAGGCGGGTTCCAGACATTCATTCCGCTTAAGTTCCGTAACAAGGATAACCAGATGTCGCACGTACCCGAGGTTTCGGTAATTGAAGATTTGCGCAATTACGCTGTATCCCGCATCTACCTGGATAACTTTGATCATATCAAAGCCTACTGGGCCATGATCAGCCGTACTACAGCACAGCTTTCGCTTAATTTTGGCGTTGACGATATTGATGGAACGCTGGATGATACCACCAAAATATACTCAATGGCCGGTGCCGAAGAGCAGCATCCCGGCATGAGCACCAAACAGGTGGTAGAGTTAATTAAACACGTAAGCCGCCAGCCCATCGAACGTGATACATTATATAATGTAGTAACGGATTATACCAACTTTGAGTTTGGCGATGAGCCAAAGCCCCAGTACTACAAATTACCGGTTATTAATTGA
- a CDS encoding peroxiredoxin: MSLRLGDKAPNFKAKTSEGEIDFYEYLGDSWGVLFSHPGDYTPVCTTELGKTAALKDEFTKRNVKVLALSVDSVESHHGWIQDINETQGVEVNFPIIADEDRKISEAYDMIHPNASVNATVRSLFIIGPDKTVKLIITYPASTGRNFQEILRVIDSLQLTANYSVATPADWKEGEDVVVVPAIKTEDIPAKFPKGFTAVKPYLRLTPQPNK; encoded by the coding sequence ATGAGTTTAAGACTGGGCGATAAAGCGCCAAACTTCAAAGCAAAAACATCAGAAGGCGAAATTGATTTCTACGAATATTTAGGCGATAGCTGGGGCGTATTATTCTCGCATCCAGGAGATTATACACCTGTTTGCACCACCGAGCTTGGCAAAACAGCTGCTTTAAAAGATGAGTTCACCAAACGCAACGTTAAAGTACTGGCACTTAGCGTTGATTCGGTAGAATCGCACCACGGCTGGATCCAGGACATTAACGAAACCCAGGGTGTTGAAGTTAACTTCCCGATCATTGCCGATGAAGACCGCAAAATTTCTGAAGCTTATGACATGATCCACCCAAATGCTTCGGTGAACGCAACAGTGCGCTCATTGTTTATTATTGGCCCTGATAAAACGGTTAAGCTCATCATCACTTATCCTGCATCAACCGGCCGTAACTTCCAGGAGATTTTAAGGGTTATTGATTCATTGCAGTTAACCGCTAATTACAGTGTTGCCACACCGGCCGACTGGAAGGAAGGAGAGGACGTTGTGGTGGTGCCTGCAATTAAAACTGAAGATATCCCTGCCAAATTTCCAAAGGGTTTTACAGCTGTTAAGCCCTATTTGCGCCTGACACCACAACCAAATAAATAA
- the hemF gene encoding oxygen-dependent coproporphyrinogen oxidase — MISKEQIAEDYKQIQDEICAALEQLDGAAKFEEELWEREGGGGGRTRVIQNGSILEKGGVNFSAVHGHLPDTMKRALQVEQDDFFATGVSIVIHPNHPLVPIIHMNIRYFEMPSTMGESQKPVRWFGGGIDLTPHYVIEEDARFFHGGLKAACDQYYADFYPRFKKWADDYFYIKHRNETRGIGGIFYDRLTANDELSWEDIFEFSKSVGRSFAPLYTELVNRNRDKTFTEAQQLFQYQRRSRYAEFNLVYDAGTKFGLETNGRIESILMSLPPTAKWVYDYHPVAGSEEEKTLSLLKKGINWV; from the coding sequence ATGATCAGCAAAGAACAAATAGCCGAAGATTATAAGCAAATACAGGATGAGATCTGTGCCGCACTTGAACAGTTGGATGGCGCCGCAAAATTTGAGGAGGAACTTTGGGAGCGCGAGGGTGGAGGCGGAGGCCGCACCCGGGTTATCCAGAATGGCAGCATTCTTGAAAAGGGCGGGGTTAATTTCTCGGCGGTTCACGGTCATTTGCCCGATACCATGAAGCGGGCGCTGCAGGTTGAGCAGGATGATTTTTTTGCTACCGGTGTATCTATCGTGATCCATCCCAACCACCCGCTGGTGCCAATCATCCACATGAACATCCGTTACTTCGAAATGCCATCAACTATGGGCGAGAGCCAGAAACCGGTCCGCTGGTTTGGCGGAGGCATTGATTTAACCCCTCACTATGTAATTGAAGAAGATGCCCGCTTTTTTCATGGAGGTTTAAAAGCGGCCTGTGATCAATACTATGCCGATTTTTATCCCCGCTTCAAAAAATGGGCCGATGATTATTTTTACATTAAACACCGCAATGAAACCCGAGGCATAGGCGGTATATTTTATGACAGGCTCACTGCCAATGATGAGTTGAGCTGGGAAGACATTTTTGAATTTTCAAAATCGGTCGGCCGCTCTTTTGCGCCACTCTATACCGAGCTGGTTAACCGCAACCGCGATAAAACATTTACAGAAGCCCAGCAGCTTTTCCAATACCAACGCCGCAGTCGTTACGCCGAATTTAACCTGGTTTATGATGCAGGTACCAAGTTCGGACTGGAAACCAACGGCCGCATCGAATCGATTTTAATGAGCCTGCCGCCTACGGCCAAATGGGTTTATGACTATCACCCGGTGGCTGGCAGCGAAGAGGAAAAAACACTATCTTTACTAAAAAAAGGTATTAACTGGGTATAA
- a CDS encoding cold-shock protein: MKTGKVKWFNTQKGYGFIITEEGKDLFVHFKDVQGGVNAIKDNDSVTYDVEEGRKGLQAVNVKKA; the protein is encoded by the coding sequence ATGAAAACTGGAAAAGTAAAATGGTTTAACACACAAAAAGGTTATGGCTTTATTATTACCGAAGAGGGTAAGGATCTTTTTGTACACTTTAAAGACGTGCAAGGCGGTGTAAATGCTATTAAGGATAATGACAGCGTCACGTACGATGTAGAAGAAGGAAGAAAAGGATTACAGGCAGTAAACGTTAAAAAAGCATAA
- a CDS encoding SDR family oxidoreductase has translation MSNNPQLLKGQAALVTGADSGIGKGVALAMAAAGAKLLINYAHNKAAADDVVGQIRASGGEAFAFRADVSHEEEVKAMFAEIFKQYGTIDILVNNAGLQKDARLVDMTLDDWNKVISINLTGQFLCAREAAREFIKRGVVEGGSKAAGKIICMSSVHEVIPWAGHVNYAASKGGIMMFMKSIAQELAPHKIRVNGIGPGAIQTPINKEAWETPEAMDKLLTLIPYNRIGQPDDIGKLAVWLASDESDYITGVTIFADGGMTLYPGFADNG, from the coding sequence ATGAGCAATAACCCCCAACTATTAAAAGGACAAGCGGCGTTGGTAACTGGTGCCGATAGCGGCATTGGTAAAGGCGTAGCGTTGGCAATGGCCGCTGCCGGAGCCAAACTACTGATTAACTATGCCCATAATAAAGCTGCCGCCGATGATGTGGTTGGCCAGATCAGGGCATCAGGCGGCGAGGCATTTGCATTCCGGGCTGATGTGAGCCACGAAGAAGAGGTAAAAGCCATGTTTGCCGAAATATTTAAGCAATACGGCACTATCGATATCCTTGTAAATAATGCCGGTTTGCAAAAAGATGCCAGATTGGTTGATATGACGCTTGATGACTGGAACAAAGTGATCAGTATTAACTTAACCGGCCAGTTTCTTTGTGCCAGGGAGGCTGCCAGGGAGTTTATAAAACGCGGTGTTGTTGAAGGAGGAAGCAAAGCCGCGGGCAAGATCATCTGCATGAGCAGCGTACATGAAGTAATTCCCTGGGCGGGCCATGTAAATTACGCAGCCAGTAAGGGCGGTATTATGATGTTTATGAAAAGTATAGCACAGGAACTTGCCCCGCATAAGATAAGAGTGAATGGGATAGGGCCGGGTGCTATACAAACACCTATTAATAAGGAAGCCTGGGAAACCCCGGAGGCTATGGATAAGTTATTGACCCTTATCCCTTACAACCGGATTGGCCAGCCGGACGATATTGGAAAACTGGCAGTTTGGCTGGCATCCGACGAGTCGGATTACATTACCGGAGTGACAATTTTTGCGGATGGGGGCATGACTTTATATCCCGGCTTCGCAGATAACGGCTAA
- a CDS encoding glycoside hydrolase family 15 protein, with the protein MSKHTYDTGIIGNCAFLAHINKNTNVDWLCWPRFDSTFIFGGLLDKDKGGEFSIRPEGGYTSQQHYLENTNILITEISPASGGKYRITDFAPRFYQHQRYYKPLMLIRKIEVIEGSPRIIVRCTPVSEYGAVKLSVNRGSNHIQYLGGEESIRLTTNIPISYVFDGQAFVLNETKYLAMTYGEPLEAPLISTSDRFLAETVQYWRTWIKHSSIATYFQPFVIRSALALKIHQYEDTGAIIAASTTSLPESPGSGRNWDYRYCWLRDTYYVITALNHIGHFEEMEKYFGYVTDITFSEMERYQPLYGITGKKDLVENILTDLAGYMGNQPVRVGNQASEHIQNDIYGQVLISLLPLYTDHRFVFSERKDSVHWIAFLLSKIEHTIDEKDAGIWEFRNMANIHCYSNLFQWAGASAAEKMARTIQNQELIDKAIALKERAAAHIESCYDPVRKVYTNSAGSSNLDASTLQLIMMNYLDPNSQKAKDHLVALEKELKTPNGLFYRYLYTDDFGKPKTTFLICAFWYVEALAAVGRLDDAQREFGNLLQYSNHLLLFSEDVDERDGSQWGNFPQAYSHVGLMNAAYRIAMKLDRPIFL; encoded by the coding sequence ATGAGCAAACACACCTATGATACCGGGATAATTGGCAATTGCGCCTTTTTAGCCCATATTAATAAAAACACCAATGTTGACTGGCTTTGCTGGCCACGGTTTGACAGCACCTTTATTTTTGGCGGCCTGCTCGATAAAGATAAGGGTGGCGAATTCTCGATCCGCCCGGAAGGGGGATATACTTCTCAACAACATTATCTGGAAAATACCAATATTTTAATTACTGAAATAAGCCCGGCAAGTGGTGGCAAATACCGCATAACCGATTTTGCACCAAGGTTTTACCAGCATCAGCGTTACTATAAACCATTGATGCTGATCAGGAAGATTGAGGTTATTGAGGGCTCACCGCGCATCATTGTCAGATGCACGCCCGTGTCGGAATACGGCGCTGTTAAATTGAGTGTAAACCGTGGCAGCAATCATATCCAATACCTTGGCGGCGAAGAAAGTATTCGCCTTACCACCAATATCCCTATAAGTTATGTTTTTGACGGGCAGGCTTTTGTGCTCAACGAAACCAAATACCTGGCCATGACCTACGGCGAACCGCTTGAAGCGCCGCTCATCAGCACATCTGATCGGTTTTTGGCCGAAACCGTGCAATACTGGCGTACATGGATCAAACACTCATCAATTGCTACTTATTTTCAGCCCTTTGTAATCCGCTCTGCTTTGGCCCTTAAAATACACCAGTATGAGGATACCGGTGCTATTATAGCCGCAAGCACCACGAGCCTGCCCGAATCGCCGGGGAGCGGCCGTAACTGGGATTATCGTTATTGCTGGCTGCGCGATACTTATTACGTAATAACCGCGCTAAACCACATTGGCCATTTTGAGGAGATGGAAAAGTATTTCGGTTATGTTACCGATATTACTTTCTCTGAAATGGAACGCTACCAGCCGCTTTATGGCATTACCGGTAAAAAAGACCTTGTAGAGAATATTTTAACTGATTTAGCAGGCTATATGGGCAACCAGCCGGTGCGGGTTGGAAACCAGGCATCCGAACACATTCAGAATGACATTTATGGCCAGGTATTGATCTCCCTGCTCCCACTGTATACCGATCATCGCTTTGTTTTTTCGGAACGAAAAGATTCGGTTCACTGGATAGCGTTTCTGTTGAGTAAGATTGAGCATACCATCGACGAAAAAGATGCCGGCATTTGGGAGTTCAGGAATATGGCCAATATTCATTGTTACAGCAACCTGTTTCAATGGGCCGGCGCATCTGCCGCCGAAAAAATGGCGCGCACTATCCAAAATCAGGAGCTGATTGATAAGGCTATTGCTCTCAAAGAACGTGCCGCCGCGCATATTGAAAGCTGCTATGACCCGGTGCGCAAAGTTTACACCAACTCGGCCGGGAGCAGTAACCTTGACGCCAGCACTTTACAACTGATTATGATGAACTATCTTGATCCAAATTCGCAGAAAGCAAAGGATCATTTAGTTGCATTAGAGAAAGAGTTAAAAACCCCTAATGGATTATTTTACAGGTATTTATACACCGACGATTTTGGCAAGCCTAAAACTACTTTCCTGATCTGTGCATTCTGGTATGTAGAAGCGCTGGCTGCCGTTGGCCGTTTGGATGATGCCCAGCGTGAGTTTGGCAACCTGTTGCAATACTCCAATCACCTGTTGCTCTTTAGCGAAGATGTTGACGAGCGGGATGGCAGCCAATGGGGCAATTTCCCGCAGGCTTACAGCCATGTAGGGTTGATGAATGCAGCCTACCGGATTGCCATGAAATTGGACAGGCCGATATTTTTGTAG
- a CDS encoding menaquinone biosynthesis protein — translation MNKIRISAVSYTNTKPFLYGIQHTDIINKIDLSLDIPSDCAQKLIDDVVDIGLIPVAAALSLPKWEIVSDYCIGAVGAVNSVFIFSNCDIKDVTTIQLDPQSRSSNNLARVLLKNHWQVNPQQVINAPDYAQSTDEQTAFVQIGDRTFGKKQQYRYVYDLAEEWQKMTGLPFTFAAWIANKPIPQEFMDEFNESLKYGLDHREELFKELTMRDDFDLVDYLMVKIDYDLTAEKKKALYMFHDYIKAL, via the coding sequence GTGAACAAGATCAGAATATCAGCAGTAAGCTACACTAATACCAAACCCTTTTTATACGGCATTCAACATACCGACATTATTAACAAAATTGACCTGAGCCTTGATATCCCGTCAGACTGTGCACAAAAGCTCATAGACGATGTGGTTGATATCGGTCTTATCCCGGTTGCAGCGGCATTGAGTTTGCCAAAATGGGAAATTGTTTCTGACTATTGCATTGGCGCAGTAGGCGCAGTAAACTCAGTTTTTATTTTCAGTAATTGCGATATTAAGGATGTAACCACTATTCAGCTTGATCCGCAATCGCGCTCATCAAATAACCTGGCCCGTGTGCTGCTTAAAAACCACTGGCAGGTAAATCCACAGCAGGTAATTAATGCGCCGGATTATGCTCAATCTACAGATGAACAAACCGCCTTTGTGCAAATAGGCGACCGTACCTTCGGCAAGAAGCAGCAATACAGATACGTTTACGACCTTGCCGAAGAATGGCAAAAAATGACCGGCCTGCCGTTCACCTTTGCAGCCTGGATAGCCAATAAACCTATCCCGCAGGAATTTATGGATGAGTTTAATGAGTCGTTAAAATACGGCCTTGACCACCGGGAAGAGCTGTTTAAAGAATTAACCATGCGCGATGATTTTGACCTGGTTGACTACCTGATGGTTAAAATAGATTATGATTTAACAGCGGAAAAGAAGAAAGCCCTGTACATGTTTCATGATTATATAAAGGCGTTGTAA